GAGTGGACTCAGCAGCGGACTGAAAGCGACCGATTGGCTGGCGCCAGTGGGGCCGATAATCGGCGGCCGAGGGGGCGGCAAGGCCGAGCAAGGACAGGCGTCCGGCCCCCAGGTGCAGCGCTGCCAAGAGGCCCTGGAAGCGGCGCAAGCACTCGCCTCCACCAAACTAGGTAAGATCACGACACTGGAGCATCCGCACACCGGCCAGACCAGTCACAATGTTGCCTCTTGGCTGCTCAAGATCAGGTTGGCAGCGCATTTCTCTAAGCAAACGTTAAATTACCGCACGGGGCCAGCGTTAGTGTTGTACTGTGCTGATTTGTGTCTAGATACTCCAGAGGAGATTGTGTGGCAGGTGTCTAGTGAACAGTTGAGAGGTGAGGAGGGTGAAGTGAGAAAGTGGATGGGTTACAATGCAACAGATGAGCAGAGTTTGAAGGAGTTGAACGACTTGTTAACAGAGCGTACGTTCCTAGTGGGCGACCGATTAACACTAGCCGATGTGATAGTGTGGGCCACAGTGTTGCCCATATTGGGAGTGATGACTCGTATCGAGCGCCTGCAACTGCGCAGTTTGAACCGATGGTTTGTGACGATGCTGAACCAGGACGGGGTGCGATGTGACCCGGTGCCTGCTGCACTCTGTTGGGAAGGAGTCGACCTAGCCCAACACAAACCGTTCTCTTTAGTGGAGTTCAAAGAGGCGTATTCGGGTGCCGACCCGTGTCTGGCTGTTGATCTGCTGTGGCGCACATTTGATCCACGCGACGACTCGTTCTCGTTGTGGTTTTGTCAGCACAAGCATCCTGAAGAGCTGCCGCGGGAGCCGTTCAAGAACTGCAATCTGATTACTGGCATGTACCAGAGGTTGGAGCGATTGAAGAAGCACGCTTTTGCAGCGGTGGGACTGTTTGTTGGCGACGATGACACAAATCGGCAGATATCGGGCGTGTGGCTGTGGCGTGGCAATCGACTGGTGTTCACCTACCGAACCGCATGGCAGTGTGACTACGACTTGTACGATTGGACTTGCCTGGATCCCACTGACAGTGCCAATCGCGCCCTCATCACCAGCTACCTCTGCGGAAGCGAATCTCTTCAAGACCAGTGCGGTCGTCGCCTTGCTCATCTCAGGATCTTTTCTTAGATCAATTCACTGTCCTGGGCCCCTCGAAACATGAGAATGGTGTCATTCTGTTGCACAGTTTTTACTAGAAATAGTACAATAAGAAGCTGAATCCCTATGCAAACTTCTCAAAAACAAAAACGACGTACGTCAAAATCTAAAATGTTTTTTTCGCTTGTAATTTTGATTGCCGTTCAAGATGTGGATGGTTGCCACACGCAACTCTTCCAGTCTGCTccggaatgaaatgaaatggaaaaataactCTTTATTTGGCGGACTTAACTTATTTGGCGGACAAATAAAGagttatttttccatttcattcCGGAGCAGACTGGAAGAGTTGCGTGTGGCAACCATCCACATCTTGAACAGCAATCAAAATTACAAGCAATTAAAAGAAACATTTTAGTGGTATAATACCACTCAATCTCAAATTGTTGGCAACAAAATGAGCAAAAAGACGGAATAGGCTTTTCCAACTGAAAGCTGGAAGATAGTTCTCGCGACAATGGAAACGTCATATGCTTATCTGGAAATAGCACCTATAGCAATAGTATGCTGACTTCATCAACAGCACGATCTCCATTGTTTAGTGAAACACCAGGCGATCATTGAACCGTTTTTCTGAACTTCACTCGGAGGTGAATAAATCGCCTGTAGATGGAAGAGGAGATATCACGTGTGGTATCCACTTTTTCCTCTTGCAGCAAACATGACTGTAAAGAACAAACATGACTGTACAGAACTAACATGACtgcaatacattttcaattaattttatttgaatcgcATTTAACCCAAGTCTCGGGGCTTGGAAGGATTGCCTTGAATTCTTTACATTGCAGGCACAGTTCTCCATCAATCACACTTTTCAATTTTCCggtgaaatgaaattaaaagaatGGCTCATGAAAATTTTAgttcatcatggattttctcTTTGTACTGCTTCTAACGAACTAAGTGATACTTATCTTACGTTTGGATAACCTAGGGGGGGGGGCAACTGGAATGCATTCACCTCCGAACTATTTATCAACACTAACAACTATCATCCAAATCGGTGCTTTCTTTGTAATTATTTGTGACTAGTAGTTTTGTAGTAGATTGTT
This portion of the Nilaparvata lugens isolate BPH unplaced genomic scaffold, ASM1435652v1 scaffold622_1, whole genome shotgun sequence genome encodes:
- the LOC120356238 gene encoding probable elongation factor 1-gamma, which encodes MVFLQSGLSSGLKATDWLAPVGPIIGGRGGGKAEQGQASGPQVQRCQEALEAAQALASTKLGKITTLEHPHTGQTSHNVASWLLKIRLAAHFSKQTLNYRTGPALVLYCADLCLDTPEEIVWQVSSEQLRGEEGEVRKWMGYNATDEQSLKELNDLLTERTFLVGDRLTLADVIVWATVLPILGVMTRIERLQLRSLNRWFVTMLNQDGVRCDPVPAALCWEGVDLAQHKPFSLVEFKEAYSGADPCLAVDLLWRTFDPRDDSFSLWFCQHKHPEELPREPFKNCNLITGMYQRLERLKKHAFAAVGLFVGDDDTNRQISGVWLWRGNRLVFTYRTAWQCDYDLYDWTCLDPTDSANRALITSYLCGSESLQDQCGRRLAHLRIFS